The Kryptolebias marmoratus isolate JLee-2015 unplaced genomic scaffold, ASM164957v2 Scaffold173, whole genome shotgun sequence DNA segment ACTGATCCAACCAGAGTGGTTCTCAGCTGTGGCTtgttaataaaatcattttctgatCAGAACagttgaaacaggaagtggtttcaTTTTGGTATAgcccttcagaataaaagtttaGCTGGTTGTTTTAGTGTTGTCGGAGTGCTGCTGTGTTGGACTGTGTAGGACTCTGTCCCATGACTTCCCATATGAGCAGCAGCTGGGTTCTGTTAATCCCTCTGATGTTCTCCCACTCCTCAGATGACCTGGTCACATCCAAGTCCAGCATGTTCTTCTTGATCTCCAACGAGGGGAACCAGAACCTCCATGTGACCCAGGCCACCCTCTGGCTCTACTTCCGGCTGCTGCCGCCCGCTGTGGAGGTGCGCGGGAAGCGGAAGGTGACGGTGAAGGTGTACTACCAGGAGCTGGGCCTCGGCAGCAGGTGGAACCTGGTGGAGAAGTGGGTGGAGCTGAGGCGCAGCGGCTGGCACACCTTTTCGCTCACCAAAGCCGTCCGGTTGGTGTTTGAGAAAGGAGCCGACCGGCGGCAGAACCTCGACGTACGCTGTGAAGGCTGTGAGGCCAAGGGCGTGGTGCCGGTTCTGCTGAACCCAAACGACGAGTCCCACCGGCCCTTCCTGGTGGTGCGGGCGCGGCAGACCGACAGCAAGCACCGCATCCGGAAGAGAGGGCTGGAGTGTgacggcagcagcagcctgtGCTGCCGGCAGCAGTTCTACATCGACTTCCGGCTCATTGGCTGGAACGACTGGATCATCGCGCCCTCAGGCTACTTTGGGAACTACTGCGAGGGGAACTGCCCCGCCTACATGGCCGGCGTCCCCGGTTCCGCCTCGTCCTTTCACACGGCGGTGGTGAACCAGTACCGCATGAGGGGGATGAGCCCCGGATCCATGAACTCCTGCTGCATCCCCACCAAGCTCAGCACCATGTCCATGCTCTACTTCGATGACGAGTACAACATCGTGAAGCGGGATGTTCCCAACATGATAGTGGACGAGTGTGGCTGCGCCTAAcgctttacttcctgtttaagTCCGAACTCTTCAGAGTCATGGTATAAAAACTCAATATTTATGGAGACACATCCACAAACTTATGTACGCCTGCACAAAAtgttgtatatatatttatgtttgttgacGATCACACAGGAAGAGGTCTCTTCTATGTCCCACCCTCCTGGGAACCAATCAACATCAGATATCTGTAAGATCCTGAGGAATCCTGTAGCCTTTACAGAGCACGATAATCTGAAACCCCCACCAACACACAGCACTTCTGGCCTTTAATCCCAACTACCCTCCAAAGAACAGCTCAAACATGACACCTAGAATTACAATTACTCTGATTTGGGAGTTGGTGGTAAATATTTGGTAAATGTAGCATATCTGCCAAAAACTAGATCCCAGCTAGACCCAGACTAGATCCAGACTAGACCCAGACTAGACCCAGACTAGATCCCAGCTAGACCCAGACTAGATCCCAGATAGACCCAGACTAGATCCAGACTAGACCCAGACTAGACCCAGACTAGATCCCAGCTAGACCAAAACTAGACCCAGTCTAGACCTAAATTAGACCCAGACTAGACCTAGACTAGACCCAGACTAGACCTAAACTAGACCCAGACTAGACCCAAACTAGACCCAGACTAGACCCAGACTAGACCCAAATTAGACCTAAACTAGACCCAAATTAGACCCAAATTAGACCCAGTCTAGACCCAAATTAGACCCAAATTCGACCCAGACTAGACCCAGATCTGACCTATCAGAGACACGTTCAGCTCAGCAGCCATTGTAAACATTAGCCCTCTttcttgattattatttttctccagtttctgaCTCCAGCTGGTACTGAAGGTGCGTACAGACCACTTCCTGAAATATATCCAAAAATGTGAGAGCTCAGAGTGGTCTCCGCCTGTTGGAGCagatttcacatttatttgtagTTCTTTGAATCAGTCTTTGTGGACTCTGTTGTCTGCATTTTATAACGTCTGTTTGAATTCTCACAGATACACTGAAGCAGTGAGCAGCTGGTCTTACTGCTCACTGTCATAAAATTCAAATACTGATCCAGAGACATCAGAACTACAGATAAACATGAGATCTGCTCCTACATGCAAAGACCACGCAGATAAAGACATCTCCGAGCAGTCAGCTTCATCACGGATATTTTCCAGGAACTAGTCCCCACCATCGTGTCTCTGCACACAGATTTCCTCCCGAATAACTGTGGCCATAAAATAAGATAAGAAATAAAGAAGAGTTTTAATTCATAACGGCAGCCTAGCTGggactgacctttgacctttctaGTTCCGGTCTCGTCGGCACACGCATGTAAACATCGTGTGATTCATGGTTTTCCAACAGATTAATCGGTTCAGACATCATGTCCCAGTTATTCAGTAGAATGTTACTAAATTTctgaatttaaacttttacatagTGAAACTATGACTTTGTCCTTTTAATTAAGCATGAAATGTAGCTTTCTGCTCTGTACTTTGTGAAACCGATTTAATGATGTCCAGTCAGTCTAAACCCATAAATGAATGagataaaagtttattaaagcaaacatcTCCTCCTGAAGTGACAAACATGTCAGATGGTTCAGCACTTAGAGACCACACATCAGGAGAAACGtcttttttcagattatttcttCACAGGAAGCTTTGATAATCGTATTTAAGGTGACAGGTTGCCATactgaccccccccccacacacacacacacacttagaaaACACTTGCAGATTGAAATGCCTTT contains these protein-coding regions:
- the LOC108229410 gene encoding inhibin beta B chain-like; the protein is MTVCLLRMVLLLPVLVPVLPDPDSTRVSCASCAASAQPEEEPESGRVDGELLEAVKRHILTRLQLRDRPNITHPVPKAAMVTALRKLHAGKLREDGRLEIPNLDGLPVGPEVLEESSEIISFAEKDDLVTSKSSMFFLISNEGNQNLHVTQATLWLYFRLLPPAVEVRGKRKVTVKVYYQELGLGSRWNLVEKWVELRRSGWHTFSLTKAVRLVFEKGADRRQNLDVRCEGCEAKGVVPVLLNPNDESHRPFLVVRARQTDSKHRIRKRGLECDGSSSLCCRQQFYIDFRLIGWNDWIIAPSGYFGNYCEGNCPAYMAGVPGSASSFHTAVVNQYRMRGMSPGSMNSCCIPTKLSTMSMLYFDDEYNIVKRDVPNMIVDECGCA